AACTGATTGATTTTAAAACATTGCTTGGCAATCAAGAAGAACGCATCCTATCACTCGTTCCACCGCATCTGTCTCCTGTCATCGATGCGTTACGCGATTGCCCTCGAAAACAACGTATCGAGGGAGCGCTATTGATGCATGGAGACCAATTAAGTTGGTCGCGTGATTTTTTGCCCGATCTGTCACAGCAACGCGAACCGTTACTCTTTTTTGGTCATAGTCATATCAGAGGTTTGTTTCAAAACGGGAATGCACTCCCTAGTCCATTACACGAACCCTTATCGATCGCAGGAGAGCGTTATGCGGTCAATCTTGGACCTGTCGTCTTCGAACGGGAATGGTGTCTCTACGATACGGAGCAACAATCGATCGTATTCCATCAGGCAAACTGAGGCGATACAACAAAAGCCGTCGGGCGCAAGGCTCGATGGCTTTTGTTCATGCATCTTTAATATCAGAGGTAACGGACAAGCGATGCTTTAACGACATCGACTTGTGTGAAGTTTGACTCTTCTGCAAAGGCTTCAATGACTTGACGGACATCACCTTGGCGACGAACGAAGCTCGTCGGAACTGGCGTCGTACCAACAAGTTGCTCATGCAGACTCGTTAATCGATGATCATCGATGATTGTCGTCATCAAATCAAGGAACAACAGAACGTGCAGACGGTTCAAATAATCCCATGGTTTGTCTTCCGAACGGAATTCATTACGTGCAAGCCACTTTTTCAATCCAATCGCATCGATTTGACTCAATGTCTCTGTCGTGCGCGCTGACTTCCAAAGCGTCAACAGTTCGCCCAGTTTTTTACGCGTCTGTTTTTTACGCATGAAAAATTCAAAATTATCTTTCGTTCGTAATGCATCGCCTTCAATTGGAGCGATCAATTCTGCTTCTGGTGCCGTTACGAAGTCGTGAACGAAATCGACAGACTCTCCCGGTAACCACGCCGCGACTTTCCCGTGAAAATCAGCCATGAATGCGACCGTTTCCGCCAAAGGCTCCTGCTTCATCTGTGAAGCAGCTTGCTGTAATCGTTCTTTCGTTTCAGTCTTCATAATCTACCTCTTCTTATTCGTGGATTGGTCTTACATTTCTTCTGGAGCGCCGACACCAAGTAAACGAAGACCTTCTGTCAAGACAATCGTGACAGACTTGACGAGTGCAAGACGTGATTGTTTTGCTGCGTCATCTTCGAGAACACGGACGTGCCCGTAGTATTTATTGAAGCTTTGTGCGAGATCTAAGACGTAACGGCTAATGATCGATGGTTCACGACGCGCGAATGCCCGATCGATGACCGTTGAGAATTGGTTCAGCATCGATACGACACCCCATGCATGATCATCAGTACTGCCAGCGAATGGTGTCCCGTCATAACCACCTTTACGGAGTAACGAGTGCGCACGGGCATTCGTATACTGGACGTATGGTCCTGTTTCACCTTCGAATTTCAACATATGCTCAAGATCAAACTCGATGTTGTTCATCCGTTCGTTCTTCAAGTCATGGAAGATGACCGCACCCACACCAACTTGACGAGCCGTTGCTTCTGCATTCGCTAGGTTCGGATTTTTTTCCGCGATGTTTTTCTTCGCGACGTCGATCGCTTCTTGTAGTACTTCTTCAAGCAAGACGATCCGACCTTTACGCGTCGACATTTTCTTTCCGTCTTTCATGATTAAACCGAACGGTACATGGTGCATGCCGTCGACATTTTCAAATCCAAGCTTCTTCAGGACGGCAAACAATTGCTTGAAGTGAAGGGCTTGCTCGCCACCAACGACATAGAACGCCTGTTCAAAACGGTATTTTTCAAGACGGTAGACAGCAGCTGCTAAATCGCGCGTTGCATAAAGTGTTGCGCCATCTTTCTTTTTGATCAAAGCAGGCGGCATACCTTCTGCTTCTAGGTCAACGACCATTGCCCCTTCTGATTCGACGAGGAGATTCTTTTCTTCGAGTAAATCGATGACGTGTTGCATCTTATCGTTGTAGAAGGCTTCTCCATTCAAGCTATCGAATTTGACGCCGAGCATGTCATAGACACGGTTGAATTCGACGAGGGAGACTTCGCGGAACCACGTCCAAAGCGTTGTCGCCTGCTCATCACCTTGTTCGAGTTTTTTGAACCAGAGACGTCCTTCATCCTCAAGTGCTGGATTCGTTTCCGCTTCTTCATGGAAGCGAACGTACAATTTCAACAATTCTTTGATTGGTTCTGCACGGACTGCTTCTTCCTCACCCCACATCGTGTAAGCCACCATCAATTTCCCAAACTGTGTTCCCCAGTCTCCTAAATGGTTGACGCCGACGACATCATACCCTTTTTTACGTGAGATCTGGTTGAGCGCGTTCCCGATGACCGTTGAACGCAGGTGACCCATCGAGAATGGTTTCGCGATGTTTGGTGATGAGAAATCCGTGACGATCGTTTTTCCGTTCGCTTCACTTGATCCAAATGTTTCTTTTTCCGTCAGGACTTGGTTGACGATTTCTTGCGAGACGACCTCCCGGTTCAAGAAGACGTTGATGTAAGGACCTACGGCTTGAACGTTTGAGAACAACGGCGTGTCGATTTTTTCTGCGAGGTCCGAAGCAATCATGTTTGGTGCTTTACGGAATGCTTTAGCGAGCATGAAGCATGGGAATGCCAGATCTCCATGATCTTCATGTTTTGGTTGCTCGATCAGTTGTTCGATTTGTTCAACCGATAAGGCACCTTCCATGACTTGATGTAACACTTCTGCATACTGCGCTTTATAACTCATCTTTATTTCCTCCTGCTTCACTGATTTTTTGCAATAAAAAACGCCCCTTGCGCCACGCGCAAAGAGACGGAATAACCGCGGTACCACTCTTCTTGGTGTCACTCGACACCCACCTTGTTCGGGGATAACGGGGTTCCCCCGGCTACGCCTTTTCCATCAGGAATCGGGCAGCGTCTCAGAAGTGCGTTTCACGACTGTTTCGTCCTCAGGCTTCCACCATTCCCTGATTCGCTAGTTGACGACAATCAACCGTTACTCTCTTCATCACCGACTGTATTTGATATCTTTCACATTATACGCAATTCTTTCTTTTCTCTCAACCTTATTTTTTTGGTAAATGCCTTATCAAAATTTCCACAATTCGGGTATAGGGATAAAAGATACTTCTCAGGGGGAGGGATGTTTCATGCGCTACTATCAACACGTAGCCCGGGCGAGCTGGATCGTCTTCGGTCTCGTCGCTTTGACATTGTTATTGATTGGTATCGTTCATCCACCGACCTTCCATCCTTCTGTCTCCATCATCAATACGCTTTACTTATTTGGACTCGTTCTCTTGTTTCAGTTCGATAATGTCCGCCGTGGCGGTATTTACTATACGTTCCAAGAAGGAATCATCTTATTTCTATTTTTAAATTACGGTTTAACATATGCCTTGATTTTGAGCCAAATTGGTATTCTCGTCTTTCAATTCATGTCTCACCGTAAAGCGATTCGCTGGAAACGTTTCGTGTACCTCTATCCGATCAACGCTCTATTTGACTTAGTCTACATCTCGCTTCCGGCATTTGCGTATTATGCACTCGGTGGTCCAATCGGCTCGAGTTTTACGTATACGAAAGCACTGATTCCTTTTAGCGGTTTTTTGATCACAGTCTTCCTTGTCTCTTACTTCCAATGTTTATTCGTTAATCGTTTCCTTTATTTGAAATATGATTGGCGACGTCTCGTCAAGCTTCAATCTCTCGTCTATGGAATCAGCATGTTAAGTGCTCTACTTGGCATCTGGTTTTATGATGAAAGCCCGCTTGTCGCAGCAACGGTGTCTGCCTTAATTCTCTTTTTATTCAAGCGTCTATTGCAAGAACGTGGGGATTCACTCGAAGCAAACGATAATGCCAAACGATTTGATGATGCGAAAGAACACTTATTGATTTCCCGCTTTGAACGAGAGACGATCGACTCGCTGCTCTTCGATTTAACACATCTTTTATCTTTTTCAGAAGGGTGGATCTCGATTCAACAGCAACGGAAGCAAGTCATCTATAACATTCGAACGAAGCAGCCGATTGATGTGTTACCTCTGTTCCACTCACTGAAAGCTGACGATCTGCATACCCCAATCATTTATGGTCTTCGGTGCGACTGGGGAAATGATATTCAAATCGATTTACCTGTCGATCGCCATTCGATGCTAGCCATTCCCTCGATTACAAGTGGAGAAGTCGATGTCTCGATCATCCTGTTCCATCAAGTCGCAGATGCCTATGACGCAACGAATGCTGACGAATTATCCCGTTTACTCCGCATCTTTTGCCGTGTTTTAGAACGCTCTCGTGAAACGGTTCAGCTGTATACGGAAAGTCGGACGGATGCCTTGACTGAATTACCAAATAGTCGTGCTTTTTACGAACACGGTCGGCAAGAATTTGCTGCTAGTACCTATCCGTTATCCGTCATTTTGTTCGATATCGATCATTTCAAACGAGTCAACGATACGTACGGTCACAAGGTAGGCGATCTTGTCCTCCGCGAACTCGGTCGACGCATCCAGGCGATTCAATTACAACAAGATGATGTCTTTGCTGCTCGTTATGGTGGGGAGGAATTCGTCCTTCTGTTGCGAAATGGTAGTCAAGAGGCTGCCATTCAGCTCGCTGAGACCGTTCGCCACACGGTCATGGATCGGCCCTTCCTCGTCGATGGTCATCGACTTTCGTTAACAGTCAGTCTTGGCATTGACACAGTGGACGAAAGGTATCAACGGACGTTCGAAGAATCGTTACGTCAAGCCGACCATGCGTTATATGTCGGTGGAAAACACAACGGACGTAATTGTACTGCACACTATGCAAATCTTTGAAAGGTCGTGACTCTATTGTCAATTACGGAAATTGAAATGATACTCCCCACGTCTCAAACTAACCGAACGATTCGGATTCATCGTCCAACACATCTCGATCCTGATGAAGCCCTACCAGTGATTTATATGCACGATGGACAAAATGTCTTCAGTGGGGAGACTGCTTCGTTCGGAAAAGGCTGGGAAATTCATCTCGCACTCCAACAAACCCAAATTCCGGCAATGGTCGTTGCCATCGATAGCCCCGAAGACGGAATGGATCGATACGATGATTACGCCCCTTGGAGTGACGAAGCTTTATTGATGCGGACGGCCTATCCCTCGCATCGGTCGTCAATCGGAGGCAACGGAAAAGTCTACATGGACTGGATCATCCGTGAACTGAAGCCATATATTGATGCCAATTATGCGACACGACCTGACGATACGACGATGATCGGCAGCTCGATGGGTGGCGTCATTTCGCTCTATGGATTATTTGCGTATCCGGAAGTCATCACGCGCGTCGCTGCCCTGTCGACTGCCGGATGGGCAAACTTCTCCTCACTCCTTGAATTCATCGAGCGAAGCCCGTCTCTTTCTACTGATCATCGTTGTTACATGGATGTCGGTACGAAAGAAGTAAGTGGTCCGATGACCGAGACGGATTATCTACACACGAATGACGTTTTAGCACGAGCAGTCGCACAAAAACTCACTCAAAGTCGCTATACGATCATCCCGGAAGCGATTCATCATGAAACGGCATGGGCCAACCGTTTACCCGATATTTTGCGTTACTTATTTCCCTCCTCCTGAATACAAAAAAAGCCAGGCGATTTCTAAAAAGAAATCATCTGGCTTTTTACACGTTGCCTTATACCAATTCTTCTTGTTGCTCTTTTTCATAACGGTTACGCGGATGCTCCCGGCATTCATCAGAACATGAACGCATCACTTTTGGTTCACATTCTTCACAGCAGAAGTGCTGGCGATTACATTCCGGGTTTGCACAATTAACGTAGCGTGTCTCCGCTTTTCCGCAGTAATAACATTCTGAGACGACAGATGGATTGACGGCATTAACAGGAACTTGCACACGCTCATCAAAGACGTACAGTTCGCCTTCCCAATCTTCTCCTTGTGTCTGTTCATCTTTTCCGTACATGACGACTCCGCCTTTTAGGTGGAAGATATCATCACTTTGTTGCCGTTTCCGGAAGTACGCCGTGAATTTCTCACAACGAACACCACCCGTACAATATGTGAGAACCTTTTTCCCTTCAAATAAATGCTCGTTCTCGTCGAGCCACTCTGGGAATTCCCGTGAAGCATCGACATCGACTTTTACGGCATTCTTGAAGTGTCCGAGGTCGTATTCATAGTTGTTTCGTACATCGAGAATGACGACGTCATCTTGTTTCATCATTTCTTTCCACTCTGCTGGTTCAAGGTACGCAGCGTGTTCTTGTGGTACGTTGAATTCGTCCTCAAAACGCCATGTGACGAGTTCTTTTTTGTAGCGGACGAACGTTTTTTTGAAGGCATGTTCTTCAACTTCATCGATTTTGAATTCGATGTCAGCGAATCGTGGATCCGCCGTCAAATCCTTCATGTATTGTTCCGTCTGTTCGACCGTTCCAGAAAGTGTACCGTTGATTCCTTCTGGTGCGATCAAAATCCGCCCTTTAATACCGAGCTCTTTACAGTAGGAAAGATGCTCTTTCGTCAGTTGTTCCGCATTTTCAATCGGAACATACTTATAAAATAATAGTACGCGATAAGGTTTCATATTCCTCATTAGCCCCCATGTCAGTTTTTTGCAGTAAAACGAACGTTGGCAAACGAAGCGTCTAGCTATTGACTAGCTGGGAACGCCTGCAAAACGCACCCATTTAAGTATAATACCAACTCCCTTTCGAATGTACAATCCACAATTCCTGAATCCCTTTCAAGGAATTTCATTCCCTTTCTGAATCAGAAAGAGGTAAAATAAAACTCAGTAGTACATCTTGCAAGGAGGATTCCGAATGCTCCACACACTTCGTGACTGGATCGAGCAGATGATCTTCTTTCTCCAAGACTTACCTGGAGGAGCTGCCACCGGTTTAATTGCCCCGTTTCTTGAGTCTCTATTTCCTTTCCTGCCACTCGTCCTGATCATTTCCGCGAACGCGGCAACCTATGGTTTTGGTATGGGTGTTCTCGTATCATGGGTCGGGAGCATGCTTGGATCACTCGTCGTCTTCGCTTGTATTCGCTATTTGTTCCGGCGTCCGGTCACGCGTTGGCTTGAAAAACATCATGGTGCTCAACAATGGATCGAACGCGTTCGTCACATGAGTCCGATCTCACTGGGATTCTTTTTCTCGCTTCCGTTCATGCCCGCGTTCATCATCACGTCCATTTCCGCCATGATTCAATTATCACTGCGGACGTACTTGATCGCTGCCGGTGCCGGTCGCTTGATCGTCGTGATCATCTTTTCGCTGATTGGCAAGGAATGGTCAACGTTCCTCGAGCGTCCGATGCGTCTTGTTCTTCTATTTTTGATCTTACTCGCCATCTGGGGAGTCAGTCGTGGGACAGAAGAATGGTTGAAGCGTCGCGCGCTCTCAAAACGTGCAGATCATTTACGGGAAATCGAAGATAAGATCGAACGTCCATCTGAAAAATGACTCAAGCCTGTCTATGATTTCATAGACGGGCTTTTTTAATCTATTCTCGTTTTTCTACTAATAGGTCTTTTGAATCATTTTCCAATATAATTAATATATAAAAATAACGTTCAAACAATGTTCAATATTGAAAACGCTTACATTAAATTGGTATGACCAATACTAATATAGTAATGAGCTTTTTCTCTTAAAAATTAGGATAGCTTTTCCAGAAACGACATCCTTATAATGAATTTACATTCATTTCTTGAAGGAGGCGTCCTCATGCATCAAGTGTCCGAAGTCCAGAAAAATGAAGCAACTCAATCTGCTCCAGCGATCGTCGAGAGCGCGACCTTTCAGCAATTGATGCGCCAAAAGAATGGCTTCATTCTCCCTGCCATCAGTTTTTGCCTTATTTTTTATTTTACGCTTCCGATTTTGACAAGCTATTTCACGATCTTGAACGAGCCGGTGTTCGGTGATATCACGGGTGCTTGGATCTTCGCGTTTGCCCAGTTCATCATGACATGGACGTTTTGCATGATGTACAGCAAAAAAGCACGTGCCTTTGATAGACTCGTCGAACAGATCAAGGAGGAGTCGAAATGAATTATACTGCCGTTGCGTTATTTGCGGCGATCGTCGGTTTGACGCTCGTCATTACATACTTTGCCGCCCGTAAAACAAAGACTGCTAACGACTTTTATACAGCAGATGGTGGATTAACCGGTGCGCAAAACGGGATGGCGATTGCCGGCGACTACATGTCTGCCGCCTCGTTCCTCGGTATTGCTGGGATGATTGCCTTAGCTGGCTTCGATGGATTCTTCTACTCGATCGGTTTCCTCGTTGCTTACCTCGTCGTCTTGTACCTCGTTGCCGAACCACTTCGGAATCTCGGGAAATATACGATGGCCGATATGATCGCTGCTCGTTTCAACGCTTCAAAGGTTCGTGGGGTCGCTGCTATGAACTCGATTGCCATCTCGATTTTCTACATGATTGCGCAACTCGTCGGTGCAGGTGCCTTGATTGAACTGTTACTAGGAATTCCTTACACGACGAGTGTCATCATCGTCGGGATCTTGATGACCGTTTACGTCGTCTTCGGTGGAATGACGGCGACCTCATGGGTCCAAATCATCAAAGCGATTCTCTTGATGGCAGGAACAGCTGTCATCTCATTCATGGTCTTCGCGAAGTTCGATTTTTCGATTTTCAAGATGTTTGCAGAAGTCAAACAAGCGACGCCGCTCGGTGATTCATTTTTGAATCCCGGAAACAAGTTCAAGTTACCACTCGATACGATTTCATTAAATCTCGCACTCGTTCTCGGAACGGCTGGATTACCGCATATTTTAATTCGTTTCTTTACCGTCAAAGATGCTCCGACAGCTCGTAAGTCCGTCGTGTATGCGACATGGATCATCGGTGCCTTTTATATCTTGACGATCTTCCTAGGCTTTGGTGCCGCTGCTTTCGTCGGTTCTGACGATATCATTGCTGCGAATGCCGCTGGTAACATGGCGGCACCACTTCTCGCCCAAGCACTCGGTGGCGATTTACTCTTCGCGTTCGTCGCTGCAGTCGCCTTTGCGACAATCCTCGCCGTTGTGGCAGGACTCGTCTTATCCGCAGCATCCGCCTTTGCTCATGACTTCTATAGTCATATTTTACGCAAAGGACAAGCAACAGAAAAAGAACAGATGACGGCAGCACGACTCGCTTCCATCGCCGTCGCCTTGATTTCGATGGTACTGGCATTATTTGCACAAACGATGAACGTCGCGTTCCTTGTTTCGCTTGCCTTTGCTGTCGCAGCAAGTGCCAACTTGCCAGTCATTCTCTTGACGATCTTCTGGCGCCGTTTCAATACTGGCGGAGCAGTCACAGGTATGGTCGTCGGGTTATTCTCTTCACTGATTCTCGTCGCACTCAGTCCAAATCTTTGGGCAGTCGACGGTTCAGCCTTGTTCGTCGGGGAAGCCCTCTTCCCGCTGACGAATCCAGGAATCGTCTCTATCCCACTTGGTTTCCTCGGAGCCATCGTTGGGACGTTGTTGACGAAATCGAACGAAGTCGCCGGTAACTTCGAACGAATCATAGTCAAGGCCAATACCGGTATCGATGCAGCTACAGAAGTCGCCGCGTCAAAAGAATAAGTTCCCCTTAACGGCTCCTTCAACCCCCTTGAAGGAGCCGTCCCCTTTTACATTTTTCTCATTCATTGCGATACTTAGTGAATCATATAGAAGAATGAGAAAGGAAGACTGTACATGGATCTCGCTTTTTATTATTTCTTAATCCTTGGATTTTTCATTGGCATCATTTCCGGCTTTTTCGGAATCGGTGGTGGCATCATCTTAACGCCACTATTACTCATTTTAGGATATGCTCCGAGTGTCGCGATCGCGACGAGTCTCATGCTGACTCTTGGATCTACCGTTTCAGGAACAATCTCTCACTTACGTCTTAAGAATGTCGTCTGGCGCGATAGTCTCGTCGTCGGTGGCGTCGGAATCATCGGTTCGACGATTGCGACACCACTCGTCCTTCGTTTAGAGGAAGTCAACGGTGCCCATCTCGTCATCTCGATCGTTTATATCGGACTCTTACTCTACTTTGCGAATAAGTTCTTACGTCCAAAATCGACGACAGGTGAACAGACCGGTTGGAAAAATCGATATCTTGCTCTTGCCTTCACGGGTCTGTTCGCAGGATTCATCTCTTCGTTACTTGGTGTCAGCGGTGGATTCATCATCACACCGTTACTCGTCGGGATCGTTGGCTATGAGTTGAAACGTGCAGTCGGAACGAGTATTGCTTCCGCGTTACTGATCGTCCTATCGGGACTCGTCAACTATACGGTCGCAAGTACGAACATCGATATCTTAGTCGGTATCATGCTAATCGTCGGTGCCTTGCTCGGAGCACCAATCGGAGCGAAGCAGTTGACGCATTTTGAAAGTCCGTTCGTCAAAAAGTACCTCGGTATCTTCTATTTGACGGTTGCGATCAGTGTCTTATTTGAAGTCCTCGGCTGGAACGTCGCCTCACTCTCTGTCCTCGTTGCCCTTAGTTTAATTTTCTTACTGACACTCCTCATCTACAGTCGTCGTCGAACGAATGGATGAATCGTCTTATCAGAAAAGCGGTGATGCCTTCTATCAGGCATCACCGCTTTTTTCCGTTAAGCCACTCGTTTATGACCCGCCCGTTCGTAGTTCCTCGTTTGTTCAATGACTAAGTGCGACAAGAACAACATTCCAATCAAGTTCGGAATCATCATCAACCCATTTGCGATATCTGCGACGAGCCACAACGGTTCTAGTTGAGCAACGGCACCATAACAAGCTGCAAGAGCGAAGAACACACGATAACCTTCATTGAAGCGTGTTGTACCGCTCAAGTACTCTAAACATTTTTCTCCGTAGACATACCATCCGATGATCGTCGAATAACCAAAGAAGAAGACGGAGAAAGCAACGGTCCATTCTCCAAATGATCCAAGGACACTCGCAAAGGCAGTTGCCGTCAGTGCTGCCCCAGAAAGACTCGCGTCATGCGTCATACCTGAATGTAGCCCACCTGACGGATCCCAAAAGCCTGTCGTCAGAAGGACGAGTGCAGTCATCGTACAGACGATCAAGGTCACGATGAAGGTACTCGTCATCGAGATCAATCCTTGCTCGACTGGGCGTTCACTTTTTGCAGATCCAGCAATTAATGCTGCTGTCCCAAGTCCTGCCTCGTTCGTAAAAATCCCGCGTGCTACACCGACTTG
This window of the Exiguobacterium acetylicum genome carries:
- a CDS encoding metallophosphoesterase family protein — encoded protein: MRYALFADLHSSVADTSAVLADIRRLAPDARLFCLGDIHECHVGKKRAKRYSFESLSLVVTLDDAFLELIDFKTLLGNQEERILSLVPPHLSPVIDALRDCPRKQRIEGALLMHGDQLSWSRDFLPDLSQQREPLLFFGHSHIRGLFQNGNALPSPLHEPLSIAGERYAVNLGPVVFEREWCLYDTEQQSIVFHQAN
- the argS gene encoding arginine--tRNA ligase, with the protein product MSYKAQYAEVLHQVMEGALSVEQIEQLIEQPKHEDHGDLAFPCFMLAKAFRKAPNMIASDLAEKIDTPLFSNVQAVGPYINVFLNREVVSQEIVNQVLTEKETFGSSEANGKTIVTDFSSPNIAKPFSMGHLRSTVIGNALNQISRKKGYDVVGVNHLGDWGTQFGKLMVAYTMWGEEEAVRAEPIKELLKLYVRFHEEAETNPALEDEGRLWFKKLEQGDEQATTLWTWFREVSLVEFNRVYDMLGVKFDSLNGEAFYNDKMQHVIDLLEEKNLLVESEGAMVVDLEAEGMPPALIKKKDGATLYATRDLAAAVYRLEKYRFEQAFYVVGGEQALHFKQLFAVLKKLGFENVDGMHHVPFGLIMKDGKKMSTRKGRIVLLEEVLQEAIDVAKKNIAEKNPNLANAEATARQVGVGAVIFHDLKNERMNNIEFDLEHMLKFEGETGPYVQYTNARAHSLLRKGGYDGTPFAGSTDDHAWGVVSMLNQFSTVIDRAFARREPSIISRYVLDLAQSFNKYYGHVRVLEDDAAKQSRLALVKSVTIVLTEGLRLLGVGAPEEM
- a CDS encoding GGDEF domain-containing protein — its product is MRYYQHVARASWIVFGLVALTLLLIGIVHPPTFHPSVSIINTLYLFGLVLLFQFDNVRRGGIYYTFQEGIILFLFLNYGLTYALILSQIGILVFQFMSHRKAIRWKRFVYLYPINALFDLVYISLPAFAYYALGGPIGSSFTYTKALIPFSGFLITVFLVSYFQCLFVNRFLYLKYDWRRLVKLQSLVYGISMLSALLGIWFYDESPLVAATVSALILFLFKRLLQERGDSLEANDNAKRFDDAKEHLLISRFERETIDSLLFDLTHLLSFSEGWISIQQQRKQVIYNIRTKQPIDVLPLFHSLKADDLHTPIIYGLRCDWGNDIQIDLPVDRHSMLAIPSITSGEVDVSIILFHQVADAYDATNADELSRLLRIFCRVLERSRETVQLYTESRTDALTELPNSRAFYEHGRQEFAASTYPLSVILFDIDHFKRVNDTYGHKVGDLVLRELGRRIQAIQLQQDDVFAARYGGEEFVLLLRNGSQEAAIQLAETVRHTVMDRPFLVDGHRLSLTVSLGIDTVDERYQRTFEESLRQADHALYVGGKHNGRNCTAHYANL
- a CDS encoding alpha/beta hydrolase, producing MSITEIEMILPTSQTNRTIRIHRPTHLDPDEALPVIYMHDGQNVFSGETASFGKGWEIHLALQQTQIPAMVVAIDSPEDGMDRYDDYAPWSDEALLMRTAYPSHRSSIGGNGKVYMDWIIRELKPYIDANYATRPDDTTMIGSSMGGVISLYGLFAYPEVITRVAALSTAGWANFSSLLEFIERSPSLSTDHRCYMDVGTKEVSGPMTETDYLHTNDVLARAVAQKLTQSRYTIIPEAIHHETAWANRLPDILRYLFPSS
- a CDS encoding rhodanese-related sulfurtransferase; this translates as MKPYRVLLFYKYVPIENAEQLTKEHLSYCKELGIKGRILIAPEGINGTLSGTVEQTEQYMKDLTADPRFADIEFKIDEVEEHAFKKTFVRYKKELVTWRFEDEFNVPQEHAAYLEPAEWKEMMKQDDVVILDVRNNYEYDLGHFKNAVKVDVDASREFPEWLDENEHLFEGKKVLTYCTGGVRCEKFTAYFRKRQQSDDIFHLKGGVVMYGKDEQTQGEDWEGELYVFDERVQVPVNAVNPSVVSECYYCGKAETRYVNCANPECNRQHFCCEECEPKVMRSCSDECREHPRNRYEKEQQEELV
- a CDS encoding TVP38/TMEM64 family protein, giving the protein MLHTLRDWIEQMIFFLQDLPGGAATGLIAPFLESLFPFLPLVLIISANAATYGFGMGVLVSWVGSMLGSLVVFACIRYLFRRPVTRWLEKHHGAQQWIERVRHMSPISLGFFFSLPFMPAFIITSISAMIQLSLRTYLIAAGAGRLIVVIIFSLIGKEWSTFLERPMRLVLLFLILLAIWGVSRGTEEWLKRRALSKRADHLREIEDKIERPSEK
- a CDS encoding DUF485 domain-containing protein: MHQVSEVQKNEATQSAPAIVESATFQQLMRQKNGFILPAISFCLIFYFTLPILTSYFTILNEPVFGDITGAWIFAFAQFIMTWTFCMMYSKKARAFDRLVEQIKEESK
- a CDS encoding solute symporter family protein; its protein translation is MNYTAVALFAAIVGLTLVITYFAARKTKTANDFYTADGGLTGAQNGMAIAGDYMSAASFLGIAGMIALAGFDGFFYSIGFLVAYLVVLYLVAEPLRNLGKYTMADMIAARFNASKVRGVAAMNSIAISIFYMIAQLVGAGALIELLLGIPYTTSVIIVGILMTVYVVFGGMTATSWVQIIKAILLMAGTAVISFMVFAKFDFSIFKMFAEVKQATPLGDSFLNPGNKFKLPLDTISLNLALVLGTAGLPHILIRFFTVKDAPTARKSVVYATWIIGAFYILTIFLGFGAAAFVGSDDIIAANAAGNMAAPLLAQALGGDLLFAFVAAVAFATILAVVAGLVLSAASAFAHDFYSHILRKGQATEKEQMTAARLASIAVALISMVLALFAQTMNVAFLVSLAFAVAASANLPVILLTIFWRRFNTGGAVTGMVVGLFSSLILVALSPNLWAVDGSALFVGEALFPLTNPGIVSIPLGFLGAIVGTLLTKSNEVAGNFERIIVKANTGIDAATEVAASKE
- a CDS encoding sulfite exporter TauE/SafE family protein, with product MDLAFYYFLILGFFIGIISGFFGIGGGIILTPLLLILGYAPSVAIATSLMLTLGSTVSGTISHLRLKNVVWRDSLVVGGVGIIGSTIATPLVLRLEEVNGAHLVISIVYIGLLLYFANKFLRPKSTTGEQTGWKNRYLALAFTGLFAGFISSLLGVSGGFIITPLLVGIVGYELKRAVGTSIASALLIVLSGLVNYTVASTNIDILVGIMLIVGALLGAPIGAKQLTHFESPFVKKYLGIFYLTVAISVLFEVLGWNVASLSVLVALSLIFLLTLLIYSRRRTNG